In the Primulina huaijiensis isolate GDHJ02 unplaced genomic scaffold, ASM1229523v2 scaffold43129, whole genome shotgun sequence genome, ATTTTTGCTTTCTTTCACATTTAAATaaagagtaggtttcttgtgagacggtctcacaaatctctatatgtgagacgggtcagctctatcgatattcacaataaaaagtaatactcttagcataaaaaataatactttttcatggatgacccaaataagagatccgtctcacaaaatacgacccgtaagaccgtctcacacaagtttttgccttaaataaATTGGTGCTGGTGATACCCCATAAGAttccgggtcatggatgacccgagaTACTAAATGGATAGTCCAAATCAGAATCAATGAGCAGAATGATTTCTTCAGCTGCCGTACAGACGAATGCCCGATACATCTTCTCCCCGGGCTACCATATGCCTGGGCTCTCATGCAAGCTCCCGAGAACTTTCTACCCGGGCTACCTCGAGAAAAGCACCTCACTCGAGTGCATCAGTATGAGCTACCTTATGCCTGGCAATCATTACTGTCAGAACAGCTTGTCAGAAGCATGGTATGGGCAGCTGTCTTACCATACTTGGCATATGGGCACTGAAAATAAGATAATAATGGgattttctcctataaatatcaggtatACAtctcatttacagattctgagATTCTAAACTTTTACACACTCATGTATATTCGCACATATACAGCCATTTTAACCTTcttcttcaacctgctgactaaAGCATCGGAGTGACAACGCCGGACACCCCTtcgacgcccattcacgagttcattttCTTGTTTGAAGGTTACGTTTGAAGCATATATCTATCTTGCTCATTTTCCTTAAAACAACAAAACTCTTATACAATCTGGTGGATTGTCCCGACTCCGCTCACCCAGTTCACTCGGATTTCATCATTGGCGTCGTCTGTGGGAAATTGAGCTCAAGACATTGATATGGCTCCTACTAGaagaaataatcaaaatatttcccGGGTTCCAGGAGATGATGAGCTTGTCTCTGGACAAGGTGGTCTTCTACCCGCAGGATCTTCAACTGTCATTACTTTAACCCCGGAGGAGTTGGCTCGGATTATATCCGAGGCGGTGGAGAAAGCTATATCCAGGAGAGATCTTTCTCATCATGCTACGCAGCCGGGAGGAGAGCAGGAGGTAGGGGAGGAGGAGGCAAGGATGGAAGAAAGAGAATCTAGTGCCGGGTTCAAGTCCCCGACTGTGGCAGAGGAGTCGCAAGAATTAAGGCAGAAGATGATAGTGTTGAAGGGGCAGATGGAAGGACGGAGTCATTCTCAGGTAATCATCAAGGGATGCCCGTTTGCTGAAGCTATTGTCCGAGAACCTCTTCCCGGGAACTTGAAATCTGCCAAAGTCAAGGATTATGATGACAATGCAGACCCCAAAGAACATTTGGCCAGGTTTGAGAATATGACCATGTTGCATTGTTATGATGATTGGATCAAGTGCAAAGTGTTCTTAAGTCCTCTGGTTGACTCAGCCCAGAGATGGTTTGAAGAATTGGCCCCTCAGAGCATCCATTCTTATGAGGATTTTCAGAAAGTATTTATGCACATTTTTAGCTGCAGCAAGAAGTACAAAAAGACTGTATTTAGTCTTTTTAAGTTAAACAAATCTCGGAAGAgagtttgagggcttatatcCGAAGATTTTACAGAGTTGCTTTGGATGTCCCTTCTTACGCTCCCGAGACTTAAACTACTGCATTCACCTAGGGGCTAAGGGATGGTGAATTTTTCcgatcattgacaaagaagacgCCCGGATATTTTGAAGATCAGTTGGCCCGGgcagaaaaatatattaatatggaGGAGGCACAGAAGCAAAAGATGGAGACGGTGAGAAGAGAGAGGGGAGACGGGGTATATAAGCCCAAGGAGAGAGGGCCGAGAAGGGTTAACCTGGGGCATTTTTCTCATCACGTGCCTCTAAAGGTTGTTCGAGACCGGGAGGTCCAAGAGTGTAGCAGGGACCTGCCCCTTCTCAGCAATTTTCGAAGCCCGAGAAGAAGGGATTTTGCATCCTTCACAAAGTGTGTTACCACAAAACAGAGGATTGCAAAACGTTGAAGAGAGATTATGTCTCACCAGCTGTCCAGGGACATAACCAACCAAGTAAGAAGCTGAGATTTCTACCTTGGGCAGCTCGACAGCCAGGGCCCAACGCCAGGTAAGATTCTAGTAATGCCCCGAGTGGGAGAAGAAATTCAGAGCCCGAGAGGAAGAAAGCCTCGTCCCCTGTCTTGAGGGGTAATAAAGATGATATCTGGAGGTTCTACTGATGGTGATTCCAATCGAGCAAGGAAATCAAGGAGCATGAGAGAGTGTATGGAGGAGGAAGGAGCAAGAAAGAATGAAGTGGTTATTAGTTTTGGCCCGAAAGATCTCAAGGGTGTCAAACTTCCTCACAATGACGCCCTGGTGATCCCAGCTCGGGCctaattatgatattttgaggGTTTTCGTGGACTCGGACAACTCTGTCAATGTCATTTTCAAGGATGCTCTTGTACATATGGATTTGCAGGAGTATCGGCTGGAAACAGTGGAGACTGCACTTTTGGTTTTGCTGGCCACGCTGTATACCCAGAGGGAGAGACTACCCTGCCTCTAACTCTGGGCACCCGGGAGCTGAAGAAGACTGTGAAAACAACTTTCACTGTGGTAGATGCCCCGTCATCATATAATACCATCTTGGGGCGACCAGTCATGAAAGAGCTAAGGGCCGTAGCATTCACTTACCACCAAAAAATTAAGTTCTCGGTGGGAAGCCAAGTGGGTGAAGTCCGAGGAGATCAACTCTCTTCCCAGAAGTGTTATGTAGAAGCGGTCCGGGTGGACCAGAAGAAGGCTAGGAAAGAGGAGAAGAGGGTGAGGAGCGATGAGGAAGTGGGGTGGGTAGTAGAGGAAGGTGAGGTGCATTTTGTGGCAGAAGATGAGCAAGAGGTGGTGGAGATCGGGCAAGGCAAGGAGATCCGGTGGCTCGAGACCTCGATTCGCCCACCCGGATCAGTTTGATAAACTGTTTAAAAACTAATATAAATGTTTTTGCCTAGTCTCAACAGGAATTGATCGGGATCTCACCCATGATCGCAAAGCACCATCTGAACATCCTCCCGAGAGCTCATCCTATTAAGCAAAAGAAGAGACGTTTTGGTCGTGAGAAGAACAAAGTGATTGATGTACATGTTAGAGATTTGCTGAAAGCCGGCCACATTCGAGAAATACAATTTCCtacttggctctcgaatgtggtgCTGATGCCAAAATCTAGAGGGAAATGGAGGATGTGTGTTGACTTCAGAGATATTAATTTTATGCCCAGAATTGACCAATTGGTGGATTCTACCTCTGGGTATGAACTGCTGAGCTTCATGGATGCTTATCAGGGGTATCATCAAATTATCTTAGCCAAGAATGATCAAGACAAGACCAACTTCATCATCTCGGGAGCACATTCTGCTATGTTGTCATGCATTTCGGGTTGAAGAATGTCGGGGCCACATATCAGCGTCTCATGAACAAAGTTTTTGAGA is a window encoding:
- the LOC140969949 gene encoding uncharacterized protein; translated protein: MISGGSTDGDSNRARKSRSMRECMEEEGARKNEVVISFGPKDLKGVSAGNSGDCTFGFAGHAVYPEGETTLPLTLGTRELKKTVKTTFTVVDAPSSYNTILGRPVMKELRAVAFTYHQKIKFSVGSQVGEVRGDQLSSQKCYVEAVRVDQKKARKEEKRVRSDEEVGWVVEEGEVHFVAEDEQEELIGISPMIAKHHLNILPRAHPIKQKKRRFGREKNKVIDVHVRDLLKAGHIREIQFPTWLSNVVLMPKSRGKWRMCVDFRDINFMPRIDQLVDSTSGYELLSFMDAYQGYHQIILAKNDQDKTNFIISGAHSAMLSCISG